Within Lolium rigidum isolate FL_2022 chromosome 5, APGP_CSIRO_Lrig_0.1, whole genome shotgun sequence, the genomic segment GAGTAGAGACGTCCCTGGAAGTCGGCAGCGACATGCTGCTGCTCTAGGTCCTAGGCGACTAGGGCCTTGGCATGCTGGACGAGGATCGCGCCATCTCCTGTTTCGGGTAGTTTGGCGAGAACGGCTTGTGCAGCCGCGACGTTGTCGGCCAGCGACGAATGAAGAGGTAGGCCATTGGCGTTGACCTCTACGCGGGGAGCTGGCCGTCCCTCGGGTGGTggagggggtggtggtggtggcgcgacGTGCGCTATTCTGCCGGTGACGGCCCGACTCGACTCGGGGGCGCCATAGTTCTGGATCTGGGCGACCCGGACCTCCCCGTCTGGATCGTCGAAGTTGAGGCGGGCGTTGGGGAAGCCCTGCGCGCGGGCGCGCTCCATGCGCAGGCGGTTGCGCTCTTGGCGATAGTGGGACACGACTCTCACCTCGTCCTGCTCGAGCCGTTCGGCGAGCTCCCTTTTTCCTTTGCTCCTCGTGGGCCGCCCGAATCGCCTCGATCTCGGTCGCATTAGCGGTTACGGGGAGGGGCGTGGAGAAGGCGTCGTTCGGAGGTACTTCATCGCCACCCACCATGAAGACGGCGATTGGGTATTGATCGTGCGGGGCGTCGCCTGAGTCGGTCTCTGAATCGGAGTCGAAGAGAGGGAGGACGGAATTGTCCTCAAAGTCGCTCGGGTGGGAGACTGGGGCAATGGAGTCCCCCAGTGACGCCGCGGCGATGGATCCAGCGACCGACGCCGCGGCCGCCGAATCAGCGTCGTCCTCCAGAGCCGACTCTCCCTCGGCATGCGTGTTGTCGGAGAGGGGGAGAGTGGCCGTAAGGAGCTACCCTGGCGCGAAGGGGTCGCGTTGCGGGCTGGGGCGGGCTTCGTTGGGGTCGTTAACACCGGTGAGCCCGACGAAGAGATTGATCGtgccgatcggcaccatccaaGCGTGGGCGAGGGGCGATGTGGCTGGCTGATAAGAGCTCgactggatgtggaagaagttgcccgtggcgatcatcctgccagAGGCGATCGGCCGGCGGATTGGCGAGTAGGGCCTCACCGCAGCTCGGAGGCCGGATGTTCCATGCCCCACGGttggcgccactgtcgtggatatgaccacggcaggtgcTACGGGGGGGCAGtacttcgttgatgcgggggcaagggaacTCAGCCATCTGCGGAAcgaggtgcacaagacgcaaggTTTACCCAGGTTCGGCCCCTCTGGAGAGTAAAAGGCTTACGTCTTGCTAGATCTAtttctcagtggagaattacaatgaggGGCTCAGTCGGCGCATACGCCAAGAGCTATCAGGGAGATCGGATCTCAGATGATGTGTCTTCTAAGGcctagctcgggggtttatataggcacccccgatctagggttacatgaagagaactccgaatcatatcagttgctactaatccggggtaCATCACCCCTCTTGCAAGTAATCTCCTCCCTTCAGTCGCGTGGATCTTCATCCAGTCGGCCCATCCAAGGGTTTTAGCCCAATCACTGCAGGGCCCAGTcacccagtcgcttgggcgactgacAGCTCCTTGGACCTCCAtcttcatggcgagtgggactggtgaCACACCCCCtaaggcatatccccatcagtcgGGGCCATGTACCCCGCCTCATGTAGGGTGCAGCTGTCGAAGTCGTTCTCGGCGGCACCGTCACCCTCGTACCTCTCGGTGATGGTGACTGCGGTAGAGGATTTTAGGGTTTGGGAGGCGTGGGGAACATAGGCGACAACAACAAGAGAGGTGGGTGTGAGAGCGACGCAGAAAGACAAAGGGGTAGAAAATAGACAAAGGGCAAACGGGACAGGGCAGATGGTACCGCATTAACACCGATGTGTATCGTTGATGCGCTGAGAGCCTGCTCGCCTGTCGCATCTGATGGAAAAGCTACGGGTGCAGAGACGTAATGAGTCACTGGCGAGTTGGGCCCGCCGACCATGCCGAGATTGGGGTTGGCCTGAgagccccaacaacaacaacaaaaaacattTATTACAACACCCCCGGGAAGAAAGGTAGAGACCTGAATTTTCACCTAATACCAAACACTGGAGATTAATGCATGATCATTCCTCGGTTGACTTTTTTTCAAAAATACACCCTAAAAATGTATCAATGACATAGAAGAGTtacataagagcatcttcaccggcggtCCCCATAGCaaccccgatagcgatttgggggtcgcgagcgaaaatgggctcacaccggcgccccccaaacggcGCTGGcactttttcgagcccaatagaagcaccGGCAACCCCGTCCCAGCCCcttggttttcgcgggtgggggcggCTTGTAAGCGAGAGGACGCGGTGGTTCGCATCGGAAATgacgcggggaggttggtcatcggcATTAATGGCCGCCCGCGCGGAAACCCAAACGGCGAGGGCGatgactggccacgcggcgtccacctaccttCCCCACGtgccttcaatgcgcgtccgccgcctcccttaaaaccaCACCGCGCGCACTTCTCGTTGTTCCCCGCCTTCCAACTCTAGCCGCCGCCATCCAACCACCGCGCAAACCTCCCACGCACCCACCGACGATGGCACACAACtacgaggccggcggcagcggcggcggcatgctCCGCTCGTTGCAGCTCAGCCTCGACGAGGCCGACGTACTGTACTGGCACCGCATCCCCGTGCCGGTGCAGTACAAACTACCGCACGGCTGGCACATCTCCAACGCCGGCTTCGCcgtgccaccaccgccaccggcaGGAGCACAGACGCGAGCCCTCGCGGCGGAACCGGATGACACCGGTGGAGAGGATCTTGCCGGAGAACGCCGTCCAAAGCCCGACCTGGCAGCAGTGTTTTGAAGATGCGCGTGCAGTCAAGCTCGCGCGTGCAGCTGACCACTCCGCTGGTCGCTTCAACACCGTCGGCCGCCGTGCGTGGTGGTACGGCCGTGACGTCGACACCACGCTATGCCAGTACGGCTACCGCATGCGCATCCGTGGCGACCGGCGCGCATCCCACTACACTTCCCGCAGGTGGCCTGCATGGCGCCGGTGGCGCCGACGTTGCAGAGGCCACCGAAGaggaccgcggcgtccggaagcTCGCGCACTGGATCGTCGCATGCCGTCGcgcgcacgcgctcggccgcgcccgcgcctccttccggaggcgtcgtTATTCGCGACGAGACGAGGCGCGTGTCCTCTGCTCCGGCCCGTCGGACGACGGGGTCAGGCCACTGCCCCGCGTCAAGCAAGAGGACATCCCGGACTCACCATCACTTCCGTCGGCGAAAAAGAAATGTTGGGAGAAGGAGGCCAAGGCGCAGGCGGTCCTCCGTGGCGATGAGGGGGAGTTCCCCGGCACGAACTTCATCGTCAGCCGCTTCGTCGACGAAGACTACCGGCACATTACGCTGGACCCGCGGCAGGCAGCGGTGTGatccgccagggaccacggcgccaactttGCCTTCCGAGCTGCCGGCGCCGAAGGAGGAGAAGCCCGACGAGGtcgacagctggtccttcgggtcatccagtggcgacgacctggacttcagcgccttcgactcccagCGTTGctagatttatttatttttttagtttgaattcacGTTAACTTTGTACAAATTTCGTTCAAAATTCGCATCAACATatcgttttcaaatttgaatttaacttTCTAAATATATCGAGGCCGCCGTCTAggacgccggtgtgggagcagcatccccaaatagaggatgcaatgTCGGGCCCCTCATACGGAGGTGCCGACGGCCCTACCGACGTCTATTTGGCAACCGCCGGTGGAAATACTCTAAGGCAACAACAACCCCAAAGCAGGTTGTTTTGCTATCAACATGGGGCACTGGCTCTCGAAAGCCAAACACATTTCCGTGAAAAAGCTTCGCCATGTGCCACCTATCGTACTCTTCGTGGATATtgcacctaagagcatctccagccgcgttccccaaaccgcgccggattgagcgtttgggggacgtgttttgttcgtgccgcctttggggggcgtcgctccccagccgcgtcccccaaacaccgcccccaaatgaatattggtgcatgaaaataaaggttttcattcaattttgattatatattacaaagtttgaatgaaaacggctagatttcatctaaacctagactactgaccgcccggcggtgcgttcgacggccccgccccgtcgtcgcctcccctacgccgcagctcctcctgcgcgcgcctcctctccttacgTTCGGCGGTGGCCCGACGGCTCCGTTCCCACCgtgcgtcctcctccgccctcccctgctgcgccgcctggagggagagctcgacggcgcgtagaatctgcgcctcttcgcgggcacgggcgtcgtcctggagtttCTTCTCCGActtgaaggactcgacgagcgcgcgttgttgatcggccgtctcgtccgggtgcggcccgtcgtcgtcggaccactcgaactcgtcgtcgtcgtcctcctccacctcggtctcctccgcctcggcctcctcctccattggcgcatcgtcctccacatctgttggcgcctccatcatcgccgtcgccaacaggtcggcctccgccgccaactggtctgcccgcctcccccagatcgccgcctcccgctgccgacgctcctccgccgccagctgctactggcgctcgatcgactcccgccgccggcgctcgatcgcctcccgccgaTCTCGGTACAGCGCATCACGCTCaacgcgctggcgccggcgctcgtcagcccaccgctgctccatctcctcccagtaccggcaccgtcgcgcctcttgtcccgtcgaggcgtcagacgccgcaacggtggcgcactgctgctcgtgccacgctgctgccgccgcggcctcgccagctgcggggccatgggcgcagaacgctgctagatccgccgcctgcgccgcctcccgctctTCCCGGGTcgcggggtcggtgtcgacctgcgtttccgggactgcaagtggaggagatggcggtggagggaagtggccagcgccggggcggttcgccattgccattggtggtggaggagacggtggtggagcgacaagggctgtgtttgttgccggcggggtgtgttggctaccattgagccgggagaccttttatagacgccggcgtcgggaagaaagcgcgggaacaggcgacaagaggcgggaagaaagcgcgggaacgggcggtggcgtgcgaacgccggcgacgcgtggaggctgcgcagctccgacgagacgtctcacctgcccctccgtcgccattaaggcaaagatgccgccgtgtgtcactgcgcgcgaataacttccgtcgcgaggtaggcgacggttaggttaaaattaactgtgctgCTGACAGGTCGGCCCCGCcagtccccgcctcgcttttcgttgtgtccggcgtggccggagcgtcccctatgggacggggacgggctcggggcgccggacaccgtatcggggcgcgtcggacaaaaatggattttgagggacgcggctggaacggttttttggtccggcgcgccctaaatccctttgggagacgcggctggaacggttttttggtccggcgcgccctaaatccctttgggagacgcttttgggagacggggctggagatgctctaagcactgCCGTTACTGACGTGGCTTTTGCGTCGGTGAGCCACCGGACAAGAAAGCCTAGTCCACCACTGCACCAGCTCAGATTGGCCATCTGGCATCTAGTCAAACTTGCCCCAACGTCGTAGCGCCGGAGCACCGTGTTTTACCGAGCTTCACCTGCGGGGACGAGAAGACGTTCCTGCCATTGTTGCAGATCATAGGCCGTGTGCAGTATTGCTCTCGTGCAGAGGTAAGCATGCTTCGCTGACAACAATGGGAACCGTTTTTGCATtgttgctgttttttttttcttttttgagggaATGCATTGTTGCCTTGAACATGAGAGCTTTTAGAGAGAATCGAGGTGAATCCTATACATCGCTCATTGCGAGCTGTATCTGGGGCATCGCACAGGGGCTATTAATAGTGGGCCGGGCCCATTTCACCGACTGCTCTGGTTTCCTACGGGTTTTATTCTGGTTCTGATTTTCTTCACTTTTTTCGTGTTCCTCCTGGTTTTCTGGGTTTTCACGGTTTTTCGTTCATTTTTTTCAACTTTTCAATTCTTTCAATTTCAAGTTCTCCTCTTGGGCTTATCATGTTATACCCAATAGTAAACTTGGCATATTTAAATCGTGTATTGTACACAAACTTAATGAGTAGTCTCATTACGGCCAAAGCTATAATCGTAGTCTCCTGACATCTGAGGTAAGGTTCTTGAAAATCTACTCCAGCTATTCTCAAGCCCAGATGTGGATCCTTGAAATACTCTCGATCAATCAAATCTTCTAATCTATACCAAGACTGATAGAAGTGATCTTTAATCATCTTCAATCCTTTTGGAAGAAGGGCTTCATTCCATCATACTCAAGCTAGATGGGTCGGTTGAGCACGGGTTAAGTGCTTCTTCATATGTCGATGGCTCTACCACTTGATTACATTCATTTCTTTTCTTACGGATATGACTCAAAGGAAAGAACGGACATTTCTACGAGTGAACTCTTCATTCAATAAACAAAGCATGATTGGAGCAAGCTGCCTTGACCAATATACTGGATCTATACCATCTGAGAAGAAAGGGGTGATTCCTACTATGACACCAGATAATCCACCAGAGAATAGTAAATCCTAAACTAGATAAAGCCGAGTATGCGAGGAAGCCTAGGTAGCTGTTTGATCGGAGGAAGCACTGGCGGAAGGAGGCGGCTAGAACATTCCCTCAAGGAAGAAGCCATATGTTGTCTTACCATGAGCTGTATCCATTGGTCAAAATGGAAATCATTGGTTATTAGTTCGGAAAAGAGTATCGATCCTGGATAAATCCACTTAAGAAGCCAGCTTCTTTTGCTGGGAGCAAGGAACAAGAAAGGTCTTGAGCTGCCAAGAAGAATGTACCTGGGTCGGTAATGTAGTGCGAGAACCGAGAAGAGAGATCCGATTGACCCGATCTAGCAATAAGAGAAACAAAGCTGGGAAAGCCGAGCGTAATGTTCGTACCAAGGCAGGGGAGGCGGATAGGGATCCGGTTCTTTATGATCGGAGAAAGACACCAGATGATTTTCAATCAATCAAGATTAGGTAATCCTTTCACGCACCAACTTAGGAATGTATTTGGGGAGTCAAAATGACTATAGGataaacatttttcagatttaattttaaaaaaaactgaacattttttagatttgaacttttAAAATTTTGTTCAATTTTAAAATTACTCAAATCTAAATttgtttaaaatttaaatttgcttagattttgaaaatgttttcagttttaaaaatgttcaatttgAAAAAAATAGATTTAAAAATGGTcagttttaaaaaatgttcactttgaaatttgttcaattctaaaaaaatgttcaacttCAAAAAATGTTCTATTCTAAAACTGTTcacttttttaaaaaagaaatTTTTAAAATGTTCTTGTTTTTCGAAAACGTTCAGATCTGAAATTTATCTgaacaaaaaaaacataaaatataAAAACGACAAGAACACAAAAAAAGAGATAATACCTTTTGTTGGGCCACGCCCAGACGGCCCACGAAGTGGCCACTTGGAGTGTGACGGAGGTTCGCTTCCGCTAAGCGGGAGGGCGAGCGAAGGCAGCGCGTGGAGCTAAATGGGCCCCGGCCCATGCTGCGCTCCCTTCAGCAATTTGGTCGCCTGGCATCGCTTAAAGCGATAGATAGGACCACCCGAGAATCGACCAGCTGTACTCAGGCTCATATCTTTAACAGGGTCTATGGCCTAGTCAATTTTAAGATGGGCCCTGGACCTACCGGCCCAGGAAACTGTAGCCTggcttttcctttatttttttccCACAACGTACATACTCCGTAGTAAGTGTGCATACGCCGGTATGTTTTGTACCACACCGCTAGGGCAACACGGGAATTTGTGGTTTAAAAGGTGGTGTTCCGACCGTGCCCTTGCCCCCACAGTAGGTGGGGGTACGGGCATTAAGCCCGTTCGTAGGTACACCGGGTACAATGTATGTACACTGTACAAATGTATACTGCGATGTATATGTATGTACAACACATGTAAATGAAAGATGTACATATAAattataaaaaatatttttttttaatcTTCATGCAAGTACACATAGCTAAAACCTCACACAGATCCTAATCGGATCCTCTCTTCCTTTCTTTTTGAGATACTAACCACCAGGATTGtgctttgctgctgctgctcagaCGACTACTCCTGCTTCTTGGTAAGCCAAACCTTGCCTGAAAAAAAAATCATCTATCTGAAGAACACGGCACTTCTTCGTCTACACGACGGCTCCACTGGTAAAGCATTGACACCTTGTCTCGCTCAAGGCTCTGGACACACAAAGACCTGCACAGAGCTGGCCAGACCTACACCAATGCCACGACGTCCTGCTGAGTTCAGGATAGTTGCGTGGGCGCAACAAGCAAATAAAACATTTAAGAGAGCATTACTAATCATAATGTTATCATACATGCGTTTCATAGCAGTATGTAGGCATAAACCACAAAACACAGGGAATACAACGGAGGAGCACGGCACACCAGGTCAACAGTGGCAGTTACATCCTGTGCATTTTTTTACATAACGGACACCCACGCAAACTGTTGGTAGCTGCGGCCTCATTCTGCACATGCGCAGGTATCAAGATCATCAGCAATAGCGCAACACAGATTCTTCAGGTCTTCAAAGGCACCATCTTCAGGCGAGAACGAAGCCATTCTGCTGGAAATCTCGGCCTCAGAAGCTCGGTCGAAATCAACCTTGGCGTGATAAACGAAGTAGCCGCAGCACTCCCAGGAAGAAAGGTAGCAGCCCGTAACCAGACTTTTCACCTAAAACAGAACATCCAAGTTTAATGCATGGCCATTCTTTGGTAGATAAAATGTTTGTTTTGAAATGGAACACTCTGCTTCAAGGAGTTACACCTGCGGAAACAAGAAAACATTTCTGCCATTGTTGGAGATCATTATGCTGTGTGCGGTATTGTTCTCACGCAGAATTAGGCATGCTTCACTGACAACATTGACAAGTGCATTTGCATTGTTGCTGGAGAACACGAGGGCTTTCAGAGGGTAGTCAACTGTTTCGTAGACACGAATTCCTGATCTGGACTTCATGTCATATACTGGAACAGTCAATGCAGACTCCACCGGTAAAGGATTAGCAAAATAACATGCCTGTAGCATTTTGTAAGAATAACACCGTGAGATTTTCCTCCAGAATCTGTTGCAAACTCCTAGCCCTAGCACCTTCCTAAAATCCTATTGCAGAAAATTAGCTACTCACTGGTTTTGATTATTTATAATAGAACGGTTGCATAGATCTATCTGCTTTTTAAAACTatactttttttttctcaaataCATGCCAAAGAGAAAACCACCGAGAAGACCTTAAGGTACAGCAACGctacaaaacaaaaataagaagaaagaaaaagaactgCAGGATTAGCATTTAAAACTATGCTCACAATGGCGTATTAAAGTAACAGTTTATAGGCAATTAAATGACCTTAAGGTATGTTGTAACCTTGCAACTATGCATTACAGCACAAAGCACCATGGCTATAGTAGAATGCTTAGCGATGATCAAACGCCCAAACAACTCAATGGTTACTCCCACAATATCGGGCAGACAGGTGAGTGCAGCTGATGGCAGATCAATAGTAATACTTGGAGTAAGATCAAAACATTAAGCAGAGTAAGATCAGAACATTAAGCACAAGAACTATAAAATATTACCTGAAAATATGTGTCGTTTGGCACAATAGATGTACCATCGAAGAAAACCCGGAACGCTGCACTGTTTACTTCAGCAGCAATCTTCATAATCAGCCCAAACATCTTTTTATCCCAAAAGGGAGATAATCTATTAGTTGGATTTGGGACCAAGAAGACGTGGCCATATTCAACAGGATACGCCTTCAGGAAAAGGATGCCCATCAGAAATGAGAAAGCATGATGCAGATGGCAACTAACACTTATATTTATGTTAACATTCACAGAGGGTGGTGTGGGGTAATGGGTAATTTGAAGGTACGTACATTTGCAATCAGCATTACTCCACCGTTTGGGGGTGTAGTCAAAGGAACAACCTCCGGTacattcttttctccttcctcaatGCACAAAAGCAATTCCCCGCAGCTTTTAGTAGAACTTAGCTTCGAGCATCCAAAAGGATGACTGAACTTGCCATATTCGTTGAGCAAAAATGAATTCCACTTATCATTCATCTGAATAACAAAATCCCTTTCACCTTCAATGACCTGTAAAACCATTCAAAACCATTTATTCCAGTAGAGCTCAGGGTTTCATTAACAGGTTGAAGGTTTGCTAAATTCTTTGAAAGGGAAATACATCATTAGTTTAATAAATGCTATGTCTGGCAGAAAATAACTGTTTGTTGGTTGAATACACTTCTAGCATTGTGACATTCCTCGATAAGCTTAAATTTCTGCCACCTAGGATGGAATAGTGATGGATAACAGGACAAGTGCCAGCCAAT encodes:
- the LOC124658421 gene encoding GDP-L-galactose phosphorylase 1-like; protein product: MVSATRLDGDYPFHGKNTPLDQFEGVKIHLYRLGAEQRELDALKSSACADQGSPSLLDTIILSQWENNSREGQLAYDVTACKLKVIEGERDFVIQMNDKWNSFLLNEYGKFSHPFGCSKLSSTKSCGELLLCIEEGEKNVPEVVPLTTPPNGGVMLIANAYPVEYGHVFLVPNPTNRLSPFWDKKMFGLIMKIAAEVNSAAFRVFFDGTSIVPNDTYFQACYFANPLPVESALTVPVYDMKSRSGIRVYETVDYPLKALVFSSNNANALVNVVSEACLILRENNTAHSIMISNNGRNVFLFPQVKSLVTGCYLSSWECCGYFVYHAKVDFDRASEAEISSRMASFSPEDGAFEDLKNLCCAIADDLDTCACAE